The Victivallis lenta genome includes a window with the following:
- a CDS encoding sedoheptulokinase has product MKLTLGIDLGTTKAAAVIVDEKRNLLAVTGAAHNAALATVAGGAEQDVAKIFVCVENILNQLPENLRRLIAAVGITGQMHSVLLGNISTISPLVTWQDHRCGETMIAEFQQKSGRTLREGFGGTTLARLAEKNALKNWDFAATVSDYLASVLTGNDRIFTDPTHAASWGLYDAASSNWDFKAVDALNIPRTLLPEIRPCGAVIGKVCDDAAKRFAIPAGIPVINAIGDNQASILASGNDFSREIYLTLGTGAQLSLVIDVLPPEMPEEIEARPFPGNRTLLVAAPLCGGAAFAWLADTVNTFRRDLGEPELPKGALLDKLDELALSALENGEEELVIAPHFLGERWNPALRGSCDGLSLANATPGKIGAALALGIVRNLKAGFAFEVLAGKTQIIGSGNAVRLLKSIQWAIRHEFGLDLLLSEAREEAAVGAALQAQQF; this is encoded by the coding sequence GGAATCGATTTAGGAACGACCAAAGCCGCCGCCGTCATCGTTGATGAAAAACGCAATCTCCTCGCCGTTACCGGAGCCGCGCACAACGCCGCGCTTGCCACAGTCGCCGGCGGAGCAGAACAGGATGTCGCCAAGATCTTCGTGTGTGTGGAAAACATCTTGAATCAGTTGCCGGAAAATTTGCGGCGATTGATCGCCGCCGTCGGCATTACCGGACAGATGCACTCGGTTTTACTCGGTAATATTTCAACGATTTCACCGCTGGTTACGTGGCAGGATCATCGTTGCGGCGAAACGATGATCGCTGAATTTCAACAAAAGTCCGGCAGAACTCTGCGCGAAGGCTTCGGTGGTACGACGCTCGCCCGATTGGCTGAAAAGAATGCTCTCAAGAATTGGGATTTCGCGGCGACGGTCAGCGACTATCTCGCCAGCGTACTTACCGGGAACGACCGGATTTTTACTGATCCCACCCACGCGGCAAGCTGGGGACTTTATGATGCGGCATCGAGCAACTGGGATTTCAAAGCGGTCGATGCGCTCAACATCCCCCGGACACTGTTGCCGGAGATCCGTCCTTGCGGCGCGGTCATCGGCAAGGTTTGTGACGATGCGGCAAAACGGTTCGCCATTCCTGCCGGAATCCCGGTGATCAACGCAATCGGCGACAATCAGGCTTCGATTCTCGCCTCAGGTAACGATTTTTCGCGGGAAATCTACCTCACACTTGGCACAGGCGCACAGCTTTCACTGGTGATTGATGTGTTGCCGCCGGAAATGCCCGAAGAGATCGAAGCGCGTCCATTCCCGGGCAACCGGACACTGCTGGTCGCCGCGCCGCTCTGCGGCGGAGCCGCATTTGCATGGCTCGCGGATACGGTCAACACTTTCCGACGCGACCTCGGCGAGCCGGAACTCCCGAAAGGCGCATTGCTCGACAAGCTTGATGAACTCGCACTTTCCGCCCTGGAAAACGGCGAAGAGGAACTCGTGATCGCGCCGCATTTCCTCGGCGAACGCTGGAATCCGGCATTGCGCGGAAGCTGTGACGGTCTTTCTCTCGCCAACGCGACACCGGGAAAAATCGGCGCGGCACTGGCGCTCGGTATTGTCCGCAATCTGAAAGCTGGATTCGCATTTGAAGTTCTCGCGGGAAAAACGCAGATCATCGGTTCGGGCAATGCGGTCCGGCTTTTGAAGAGCATCCAGTGGGCGATCCGGCACGAATTCGGTCTGGACCTCTTACTTTCTGAAGCGCGCGAAGAGGCCGCCGTAGGCGCGGCACTTCAGGCCCAGCAATTTTAA
- a CDS encoding DUF4432 family protein, whose product MKKKELGFVGSVEQLAYVRSSVLSDGAGRGNRIIDVNTGGGLQFTIHPDRGMDIVECSFLGINMVYRSGGGTRSRLEYQPLGTEWLRSFQGGLLTGCGMRNAGVASGECGVHGRLSNTAAEDVSVSREWEGEQYVIRIRGVLREYRMFGEDLRLVRNITCIDQSNIITIEDEVENLAGQTDYLQMLYHCNFGYPLISPAVRLEAPEHTVEARDADAAAGIAVWNQMPAPVPGAVEQCFYHDFKDTAEMTLNNSELKIKATVRCDTAELPRMVQWKLFDHGNYVMGIEPTNTRISGRENEIAKKIARAIAPGEKIKFRMQIEFASTK is encoded by the coding sequence ATGAAAAAGAAAGAACTTGGCTTTGTCGGCAGTGTCGAGCAACTCGCATACGTCCGCAGTAGTGTGCTTTCGGACGGGGCGGGACGCGGCAACCGGATCATCGATGTCAACACTGGAGGCGGTTTGCAGTTCACCATCCACCCCGACCGCGGTATGGATATTGTCGAATGCTCGTTTCTGGGGATCAACATGGTTTACCGTTCCGGCGGCGGCACGCGTTCCCGGCTGGAGTATCAGCCGCTGGGCACGGAGTGGCTGCGCAGTTTTCAGGGCGGGTTGCTGACCGGGTGCGGTATGCGCAATGCCGGCGTCGCTTCCGGTGAATGCGGTGTGCACGGCCGCCTTTCCAACACCGCCGCCGAAGATGTCTCCGTTTCCCGTGAATGGGAAGGAGAGCAATATGTGATCCGGATCCGCGGCGTATTGCGTGAATACCGGATGTTCGGCGAAGACCTCCGGCTGGTGCGCAACATCACCTGTATCGACCAAAGCAATATCATCACGATCGAAGATGAAGTTGAAAATCTCGCAGGACAGACGGATTATCTGCAAATGCTCTATCACTGCAACTTCGGCTATCCTCTCATCTCGCCCGCCGTGCGGCTCGAAGCACCGGAACATACGGTTGAAGCCCGGGATGCCGATGCCGCCGCCGGAATCGCCGTCTGGAATCAGATGCCCGCCCCCGTACCGGGCGCGGTCGAACAATGTTTCTATCACGATTTCAAAGACACGGCGGAAATGACGCTGAACAACAGTGAACTGAAGATCAAGGCGACAGTCCGCTGTGATACGGCGGAACTGCCGCGCATGGTGCAGTGGAAACTCTTTGACCACGGCAATTACGTCATGGGGATCGAACCGACTAACACACGCATTTCAGGCCGCGAAAATGAGATCGCAAAAAAGATCGCCCGGGCGATCGCTCCGGGCGAAAAGATCAAGTTCCGGATGCAAATAGAATTTGCCTCCACGAAGTGA